Genomic segment of Deinococcus roseus:
GGGTTTTCATGTCAGACCTCGGATCCGATTTCAGCATGGCATTGTCAGGAAGATCTCAGTTACAAAAGAAAAAAACCTGCTCTGGGAGCAGGTCAAAATGTTGAGGTGCTTGTTTGAGTTGGGTGCTGAATGGGTTCTTGAATCGGTTTTTCATTGAACTGCAGTGAAACGCAGATGCCTTTTGAACTGCCCACAGCATGCCCATCAAGTGTCAGGCCAGCATCATGTTTCCCAGGAAGGCAGCCCTTCAGAATGCTGGTCTTTTTTTGGTGGAAAGCTTTTTGCTGACGGCTGATGGCTGACCCTTCTTGACCACTCTTGACCGCTCCCTGATCCCTCTGCAGCAAACACATGGACGGGCATTCTTTTTATATAGTGTTGGGGTGGAGTCCATACACCTCCCAGTCCGTTACCAATTGCAGGCCTGCATCGGAGAGGGTGGCAGTGCCATGGTGTACCGTGCCCTGGACCACAACCTGGGGCGCGAGGTGGCCGTCAAAGTCCTGCACGATTATGTGATTCCGGCAGACCGGCACCGTTTTGAACGGGAAATTCGCACGCTGGCCCGCATGACCCATCCCAATGTGGTGAGCATTTACGATCTGGGACACACCGAGGACAGACGGCTTTTTTTCACCATGCAATTGCTGGGCGGAGGGGCTTTCCATGAGGTCGGACCCCTGGAAGCCACTCCGGAATCCTTTGAGCGCTTCTTCCGGGTGACCCGTGCTGTGCTGTACGGTCTGGAATACATGCACGAGAAGGGGATGATCCACCGGGACCTCACCCCACACAACATCCTGTTTGGCATGGACGGTTTGCCCAGAATCATGGATTTCGGGCTGGTATATGCCTCGCAGGACGTGACCCGCGACCTCACCCGCACGGGATATACGCTGGGCACCCCCCATTACATGGCCCCCGAGCAGGCCAGAGGGGGCATGGTCGGGCCACACTCGGACATTTATGCGTTTGGGGCGGTGATGTACCGCGCGCTCACCGGACAGGTGCCGTTTGCCGGAGACAACGATCAGGCGGTGCTGTACCAGCACGTCTACGAGGAACCCCTCCATCCTTCTCAGGTGAATCCAGCGGTGCCTGAACCCCTGGCCGATGCAGTGATGAAGTTCCTGGAAAAAGATCCCAAGAAGCGCCCCATGAGTGGAGCCAGTGCCATTGCAGTCATTGAGGAGGCCAGAGAAAACCTGCTCAGGAACACCATCCCTGGTCAGTACCGGGGAGGACTCGCCCGTGCAGGGTATCACCCAGGTGGCCCCACTTTCACCCGCCCCCTCAAATCCCTCTGGTCGGTGCGCCTGGGAACAGATGTGTCCTGGCCATCTGCAGTGATTGGAGACCGGGACTTCGTTGCTGTGGGCACCCGAAAAGGCACCGTGGCCGTTTATGAGCACACAGGCCGCAAACACGCCGAATACGGAGCCAGAGACGAGGTGACTGCTCCCGTCACCCTGGAAGGAGACCGTCTGGTGTACGGCTCCTGGGATGGGGTGGTGCGTTCGGTGGATGTGCGCACCGGGGTGGAACACTGGCGGCACCAGGCCAGAAGCGAAATCACCACAGCCCCCACCCGTTTTGGAGATCTGTACTTTGTGGCGGCCAGGGATGGCCATTTGCACGCCCTGCAGGAAAAAACCGGGGTGATGAAGTGGGCTTTCAAAACACAGTCGCCGCTTGCTGGCAGCCCCACCGTCTGGGCGAGCACCATCATGCTGGCCGATGAGGAAGGCTGGGTGTACGGTCTGGATGCGGTCAGTGGAAAATCCCTCTGGAAGCTGCAACTCAGCAGTGTGCATGCCACGCCAGTGGCCGCTCCCATTTCCAGAGAGCACCTGATGCTGCTGGTTCCCACCTGGGAAGGAGAGTTGCATGCTTTAAAGCTCACTTTGCAGAACGGCAGGTACATGCCCGATCCGCAAGACGTGCTGGAGTGGACTTACGACCTGGAAGGGGAGGTCTGGTGCAGCCCTGCAGTGCACGATGGGAGGGTGTACATGGGGTCCTGGGCAGGTAAGTTGTATGCCCTGGATTTGCACACGGGCGATGACCTATGGACCTGCTCGGTGGGATCCCGCATCACCGCCAGTCCGGTGGTCTCCTCGGGTTTGATTTACGTTGCCAGCGAAGACGGAGATCTGCTTGCCCTAAACGAAAAAACCGGAGATGTGGTCTGGAAGGTCAAGACCGCCAGTGGCATTCAGGCCACCCCTCTGCTCACGGATGCCACCCTTTACGTGGCATTCATGGATGGCACGCTCACCGCATTTCGCTGAAACCCGCCCGTACAATGTGGGCATGTTGGCTCAGATTTCAAGCGTTTCATTGATTGGTGTGGATGCTCTTGCAGTGACCGTCGA
This window contains:
- a CDS encoding serine/threonine-protein kinase, whose amino-acid sequence is MESIHLPVRYQLQACIGEGGSAMVYRALDHNLGREVAVKVLHDYVIPADRHRFEREIRTLARMTHPNVVSIYDLGHTEDRRLFFTMQLLGGGAFHEVGPLEATPESFERFFRVTRAVLYGLEYMHEKGMIHRDLTPHNILFGMDGLPRIMDFGLVYASQDVTRDLTRTGYTLGTPHYMAPEQARGGMVGPHSDIYAFGAVMYRALTGQVPFAGDNDQAVLYQHVYEEPLHPSQVNPAVPEPLADAVMKFLEKDPKKRPMSGASAIAVIEEARENLLRNTIPGQYRGGLARAGYHPGGPTFTRPLKSLWSVRLGTDVSWPSAVIGDRDFVAVGTRKGTVAVYEHTGRKHAEYGARDEVTAPVTLEGDRLVYGSWDGVVRSVDVRTGVEHWRHQARSEITTAPTRFGDLYFVAARDGHLHALQEKTGVMKWAFKTQSPLAGSPTVWASTIMLADEEGWVYGLDAVSGKSLWKLQLSSVHATPVAAPISREHLMLLVPTWEGELHALKLTLQNGRYMPDPQDVLEWTYDLEGEVWCSPAVHDGRVYMGSWAGKLYALDLHTGDDLWTCSVGSRITASPVVSSGLIYVASEDGDLLALNEKTGDVVWKVKTASGIQATPLLTDATLYVAFMDGTLTAFR